From one Salinibacterium hongtaonis genomic stretch:
- a CDS encoding TetR/AcrR family transcriptional regulator: MRADAALRRQAIVREARRLFAEHGAMIALETIAEASGVGIATLYRNFDSRAALADEVALAILSDMREASSEALITVGSQAESAWRDYIDRLVELDLGALTAALSGFVAAGMSASVRDAQAQTLSGVEEVLAAAQSAGLVRTNFGALELIVGIGMITRPQLPAIHEAAPSLTSQLVDIFVTGMRPTADPS; the protein is encoded by the coding sequence ATGCGCGCTGACGCAGCACTACGACGCCAAGCAATCGTGAGAGAGGCCAGACGGCTGTTCGCAGAGCACGGGGCCATGATCGCGCTCGAAACGATTGCCGAAGCGAGCGGCGTGGGCATCGCCACCCTCTACCGCAACTTCGATTCGCGCGCCGCCCTGGCCGACGAAGTGGCGCTGGCAATCCTCTCCGACATGCGTGAGGCATCTTCCGAAGCCCTCATCACGGTCGGATCCCAAGCGGAATCCGCCTGGCGCGACTACATCGACCGTTTGGTTGAACTCGATCTGGGGGCCCTCACGGCGGCACTCTCGGGATTTGTAGCGGCAGGGATGTCAGCCTCCGTGCGGGACGCTCAGGCCCAAACCCTGTCGGGCGTCGAGGAGGTTCTTGCCGCAGCACAATCGGCAGGACTCGTGCGCACCAATTTCGGCGCACTCGAACTCATCGTGGGCATCGGCATGATCACCCGCCCGCAGCTCCCGGCAATCCACGAGGCAGCCCCGTCGCTCACCTCGCAGCTCGTCGACATTTTCGTGACCGGGATGCGGCCAACGGCCGACCCTTCCTGA
- a CDS encoding ABC transporter substrate-binding protein, with translation MKKSLAAVAFAAVTVLALSGCTDTGADTATEPSGSGELTKIRVASLPIAETGALWAAIDEGIFEDHGLDVEVVPAQGGAQAIPALLSGDIQFAVGQPFGPFRADLQDLGVVVVSNYASSLPEGKDVNAVVALADSGITRPSDLEGKTVSVNSLGAAGDLTIMKAVQDDGGDPATIEFVEVGFPEAQAQLDAGNIDAAWVPDPFMSKIVAEGGALVVHPYQVTIPGLPLLVNIATQKLMDSDPELVEAYSAAMAEALDWADANQEAVRAAIVTNMEIPEAAAAGITLPKFTAELDVDALEQLAALGVEFGVIESEPDLDRLIKQQ, from the coding sequence ATGAAGAAGAGTCTTGCCGCGGTCGCATTCGCGGCCGTCACCGTCCTTGCCCTAAGCGGATGCACCGACACGGGTGCCGACACCGCCACCGAGCCCAGCGGCTCTGGCGAACTCACCAAGATTCGCGTCGCGTCCCTGCCGATCGCCGAGACCGGCGCTCTGTGGGCCGCGATCGACGAGGGGATCTTTGAGGATCACGGCCTGGACGTCGAGGTCGTTCCCGCCCAGGGTGGCGCTCAGGCCATTCCCGCCCTGCTCAGCGGCGACATCCAGTTCGCGGTTGGGCAGCCGTTCGGCCCGTTCCGCGCCGACCTGCAGGACCTCGGGGTTGTCGTGGTCAGCAACTATGCAAGCTCGCTGCCCGAGGGCAAAGACGTCAACGCCGTTGTCGCCCTTGCCGACTCCGGCATCACCCGCCCCTCCGACCTTGAGGGCAAGACTGTCTCGGTCAACAGCCTCGGCGCCGCCGGTGACCTGACCATCATGAAGGCCGTCCAGGATGATGGTGGAGACCCCGCGACCATCGAGTTCGTCGAAGTCGGCTTCCCCGAGGCCCAGGCGCAGCTCGACGCGGGCAACATCGACGCAGCCTGGGTGCCCGACCCGTTCATGTCCAAGATCGTTGCGGAGGGTGGCGCGCTCGTCGTTCACCCCTACCAGGTCACGATTCCCGGCCTGCCCTTGCTCGTGAACATCGCCACGCAGAAGCTCATGGATTCTGACCCCGAGCTCGTGGAGGCATACTCCGCGGCCATGGCCGAGGCTTTGGACTGGGCGGATGCCAACCAGGAGGCCGTTCGGGCCGCGATCGTCACCAACATGGAGATTCCCGAAGCCGCAGCCGCCGGAATCACCCTTCCCAAGTTCACGGCAGAGCTCGATGTTGATGCGCTTGAGCAGCTTGCAGCCCTGGGCGTTGAGTTCGGTGTCATCGAGTCGGAGCCCGACCTCGATCGCCTGATCAAGCAGCAGTAG
- a CDS encoding ABC transporter permease: MARSSAQTAHAVRKFALGAAGIAGFLLTWQLIPTLGIISPEFLPYATETLARFALELRDLEFWRNVGYTMTAWFLGLLVATVAAMVLGAGIGMVPFLRRATHTTVEFLRPIPSVALIPLAVLIYGIQLQAALVIVIFASFWQVFVQVLYGVADVDTVARDTARSFALTRAERVRFLVFPTMLPYLITGLRLAASVALILSVTAEMVIGNPGLGKVLVKYQNAGDWVGVYTIVIVTGLLGLVVNLIFRAVERKSLAWHQSIRAEEVL, from the coding sequence ATGGCTCGCTCCTCAGCGCAGACGGCTCATGCAGTGCGCAAGTTCGCACTCGGGGCCGCCGGGATCGCTGGATTTCTGCTCACCTGGCAGCTCATCCCCACGCTCGGCATCATTAGCCCCGAGTTTCTGCCCTACGCCACCGAGACTCTTGCCCGGTTCGCGCTAGAACTGCGCGATCTCGAGTTCTGGCGCAACGTGGGCTACACCATGACGGCCTGGTTTCTCGGCCTTCTCGTGGCCACGGTCGCGGCCATGGTGCTGGGGGCTGGCATCGGTATGGTGCCGTTTCTGCGCCGCGCCACCCACACGACCGTGGAGTTTCTGCGCCCCATTCCTTCGGTAGCGCTCATTCCGCTTGCCGTGCTCATTTACGGCATCCAGCTTCAGGCAGCGCTCGTCATTGTGATCTTCGCGAGCTTCTGGCAGGTGTTCGTTCAGGTTCTTTACGGCGTTGCGGATGTCGACACTGTCGCCCGCGACACCGCCCGCAGCTTTGCTTTGACCCGTGCAGAGCGTGTGCGCTTTCTCGTATTCCCCACGATGCTGCCCTACCTGATCACGGGCCTGAGGCTCGCCGCGTCGGTGGCGCTCATCCTCTCGGTCACGGCCGAAATGGTCATCGGCAACCCGGGGCTCGGCAAGGTGCTGGTCAAGTACCAGAACGCCGGCGACTGGGTGGGGGTCTACACGATCGTCATCGTTACGGGGTTGCTCGGCCTTGTGGTCAACCTCATCTTTCGCGCGGTCGAGCGCAAGTCGCTCGCCTGGCACCAGTCGATTCGAGCGGAGGAGGTCCTGTGA
- a CDS encoding ABC transporter permease codes for MTLYTSTVVVPRTKSRAWKRVGESMLFALGLPFLLLVIWGISSSIAPAQFFPSPLRIAQAFVNTWVGPAFVTDVLPSLARLGLGIVLSVLVGIVAGTVIGLVRWLRELLEPLLEFFRAIPPPVLIPVFTLLMGLTDSMKIFVIVFGAVWPVLLNTIEGVRSTDSVMKETAQSFSLTRAERLRFLVLPAASPRIMAGVRQTFSVALILMVISEMFVSSSGLGYKITYFQRNYLIAEMWSGIVLLGLIGVFLALIFSVIEKRVLRWYHGIKEVERA; via the coding sequence GTGACCCTCTACACGAGCACCGTCGTCGTTCCCCGCACGAAGTCTCGGGCGTGGAAGCGCGTGGGAGAGAGCATGCTGTTCGCTCTCGGGCTGCCGTTTCTTCTGCTCGTGATCTGGGGGATCTCTTCGTCTATCGCGCCAGCCCAGTTCTTTCCCAGTCCCCTCAGAATCGCGCAGGCGTTCGTCAACACCTGGGTGGGGCCAGCCTTTGTGACGGATGTTCTCCCGAGCCTCGCCCGGCTGGGTCTCGGAATCGTTCTCTCCGTACTTGTGGGCATTGTCGCGGGCACCGTGATCGGTCTCGTTCGCTGGTTGCGGGAACTCCTGGAGCCGCTGCTGGAATTCTTCCGCGCGATCCCGCCGCCTGTTCTCATCCCCGTCTTCACGCTGCTCATGGGTCTCACCGATTCGATGAAGATCTTCGTGATCGTTTTCGGTGCTGTGTGGCCTGTGCTGCTCAACACGATCGAGGGGGTTCGCTCGACGGACAGCGTGATGAAGGAGACGGCACAGTCGTTCTCCCTCACCCGGGCGGAACGCCTACGGTTCCTGGTGCTCCCGGCGGCTAGCCCGCGCATCATGGCGGGCGTTCGCCAGACGTTCTCGGTGGCCCTCATTCTCATGGTGATCTCGGAGATGTTCGTCTCCTCGTCGGGCCTCGGCTACAAGATCACCTATTTTCAACGCAACTATCTGATCGCAGAAATGTGGAGCGGCATCGTGCTGCTCGGACTCATCGGCGTCTTTCTCGCCCTCATCTTTAGCGTCATCGAGAAGCGGGTACTGCGCTGGTACCACGGAATCAAGGAGGTCGAACGTGCCTGA
- a CDS encoding ABC transporter ATP-binding protein, protein MPETLLKVEHLNKVYESSTGNVEAIGDISFTMQRGELVCIVGPSGCGKTTLLKCIAGLLRPSAGIVELDGKIVSGPPANMALVFQEYGRSLYPWLTVRGNVELPLRHKKLSRAEKDALIDDALLAVGLDHAGGSFPWQLSGGMQQRVAIARAVAYQPEVLIMDEPFAAVDAQTRADLEDLVRSLHRERGMSILFVTHDIDESVYLGERVVVLSKSPTWVQEDLAIDLPAERDQITTRAMPRFTELRTYVYEQIQRAKRGQAVRPTS, encoded by the coding sequence GTGCCTGAGACACTGCTCAAGGTCGAGCACCTAAACAAGGTCTACGAGTCGTCGACGGGCAACGTCGAGGCAATCGGTGACATCAGCTTCACTATGCAGCGGGGAGAACTCGTCTGCATCGTTGGGCCGTCAGGCTGCGGCAAGACGACGTTGCTCAAGTGCATCGCTGGACTGCTGCGTCCGAGCGCCGGAATAGTCGAGCTGGACGGCAAGATCGTCTCTGGCCCACCCGCCAACATGGCGCTGGTGTTTCAGGAGTATGGCCGCAGCCTCTACCCGTGGCTCACCGTGCGGGGCAATGTCGAACTGCCCCTCCGCCACAAGAAGCTGTCGCGGGCGGAGAAGGATGCCCTCATTGATGATGCTCTGCTGGCGGTCGGTCTCGATCATGCCGGCGGCAGCTTTCCCTGGCAGCTCTCGGGCGGAATGCAGCAGCGCGTGGCGATCGCCCGCGCCGTGGCCTACCAGCCCGAGGTTCTCATCATGGATGAGCCTTTCGCCGCGGTCGACGCCCAGACGCGCGCCGACCTCGAGGATCTTGTGCGCAGCCTGCACCGGGAACGCGGAATGTCGATTCTCTTCGTGACGCACGACATCGATGAGTCCGTGTATCTTGGCGAACGCGTGGTCGTGCTCTCGAAGTCACCGACCTGGGTGCAAGAGGACCTCGCCATCGATCTTCCGGCCGAACGAGACCAGATCACCACGAGGGCTATGCCTCGATTCACCGAGCTGCGCACCTACGTTTATGAACAGATTCAGCGTGCGAAGCGAGGGCAAGCCGTTCGGCCTACCTCCTGA
- a CDS encoding PaaX family transcriptional regulator, whose amino-acid sequence MRSRQPKRLILAFFGEYVFEQNVEPVRASVLIDVLDGAGIAASATRATLDRLVAHGILARERKGREIMFSLTDAGSAVLREAGDRVRGQHSFTPQGDGWTMVTFTIPEDQRTLRHRLRSTLTWERFAPLRDGLWLAPGDVDLDAVLEPLRADLPTGALTAFRARELPGYSMDASVAAAWDLDRIRGEHEAFIEAWSDLSTMEAAGSALSARTMLVADWLGLLRVDPRLPPEFLGADWPSPLSAELYWSWRAQLADDALAEFARRVPAAPAPVPPAAYKRPRVISTPGSSRALG is encoded by the coding sequence ATGCGAAGCCGACAGCCAAAACGGCTCATCCTGGCTTTTTTTGGCGAGTACGTTTTTGAGCAGAACGTTGAGCCCGTGCGGGCGAGCGTGCTCATCGACGTGCTCGACGGCGCCGGGATAGCAGCCTCGGCGACGCGGGCGACGCTCGACCGGCTGGTCGCCCACGGCATCTTGGCGCGTGAGCGCAAGGGGCGCGAGATTATGTTCTCCCTGACGGATGCGGGCTCGGCCGTGTTGCGCGAGGCCGGCGATCGGGTGCGTGGCCAGCACAGCTTCACGCCTCAGGGCGACGGCTGGACCATGGTCACCTTCACGATTCCAGAAGATCAGCGCACCCTTCGCCATCGCCTTCGATCCACACTCACCTGGGAGAGGTTTGCGCCGTTGCGCGACGGTCTCTGGCTGGCGCCGGGAGACGTTGACCTCGATGCCGTGCTCGAACCGTTGCGCGCGGACTTGCCCACTGGCGCCCTGACCGCCTTCCGCGCGCGCGAGCTGCCCGGCTATTCGATGGATGCGAGCGTCGCGGCAGCGTGGGATCTCGACCGGATTCGGGGCGAGCACGAGGCATTCATTGAGGCGTGGAGTGACCTCTCCACGATGGAGGCGGCGGGCAGTGCTCTCTCGGCCCGCACGATGCTCGTTGCCGACTGGCTGGGGCTGCTCAGGGTCGACCCTCGATTGCCTCCCGAGTTCTTGGGTGCGGATTGGCCGTCTCCTCTCTCCGCCGAGCTGTATTGGTCGTGGCGCGCGCAATTGGCCGACGACGCGTTGGCCGAGTTCGCCCGCCGCGTTCCTGCCGCGCCCGCGCCCGTGCCGCCCGCGGCATACAAGCGCCCTCGTGTCATTTCAACCCCTGGATCGAGCCGGGCTTTGGGGTGA
- a CDS encoding SRPBCC family protein, which produces MQTITESIDVDVPVATAYNQWTQFEDFPEFLSFVDSITQLDDVQLHWRVNIDGVVREFDARITEQHPDKRVAWNSISGDANHAGVVTFHKLTDTSCRVTVQLDWQPEGFVEKVGAALGVDDRSVKKDLKKFKEFIESRSVETGAWRGEVDNG; this is translated from the coding sequence ATGCAGACCATTACCGAGTCAATTGATGTCGATGTGCCCGTAGCGACGGCGTACAACCAGTGGACCCAGTTCGAGGATTTCCCCGAGTTTCTGAGCTTCGTCGACTCCATTACGCAGCTCGACGACGTGCAGCTTCATTGGCGGGTGAACATCGACGGCGTTGTGCGGGAGTTCGACGCGAGAATCACGGAGCAGCACCCCGACAAGCGCGTCGCCTGGAACAGCATCAGTGGCGATGCCAACCACGCCGGGGTTGTGACGTTTCACAAGCTCACCGACACGTCGTGCCGGGTAACCGTGCAGCTCGACTGGCAGCCGGAGGGCTTCGTGGAGAAGGTGGGCGCAGCCCTCGGCGTGGATGACCGGTCAGTGAAGAAGGACCTCAAGAAGTTCAAGGAATTTATCGAGTCGCGCTCGGTAGAAACGGGGGCGTGGCGCGGGGAGGTAGACAATGGCTGA
- a CDS encoding SDR family oxidoreductase: MAEATRAGAENEAQDPREKHHSGEYPVQSQEQPGLTRETSPTPDHGEDSYRGSGRLTGRRALITGGDSGIGRAVAIAYAREGADVAIVHLPEEAEDAAATVELIERAGRRGVAFAGDVRDEEFAGHIVADTVTELGGLDILVLNAAYQKNREGLEELETEELDRVFRTNLYGLVYTARAAIPYLGAGASIIVTSSIQAFNPSPELIDYAMTKAAQVAFVKALAEQLGPEGVRVNAVAPGPIWTPLIPATDFDEEKLTAFGADTPLGRAGQPAELAGAYVYLASDEASYVSGAVVPVTGGKPL; encoded by the coding sequence ATGGCTGAGGCCACACGGGCCGGAGCCGAAAATGAAGCTCAAGACCCCCGGGAGAAGCACCATTCGGGTGAGTACCCAGTGCAGTCGCAGGAGCAGCCGGGTCTCACCCGGGAGACAAGCCCTACCCCCGACCACGGGGAGGACTCATATCGGGGCAGCGGCAGGCTCACGGGCCGACGGGCGCTGATCACCGGCGGCGATTCCGGCATCGGCCGGGCGGTAGCCATCGCGTATGCCCGTGAGGGGGCAGATGTTGCCATCGTCCACCTGCCGGAGGAGGCGGAGGACGCCGCGGCAACCGTGGAGCTTATCGAGCGCGCTGGCAGGCGCGGCGTCGCCTTTGCCGGAGACGTGCGGGATGAAGAGTTCGCCGGCCACATCGTTGCCGACACCGTGACCGAACTGGGCGGGCTCGACATCCTGGTTCTCAACGCCGCATATCAGAAGAACCGGGAAGGCCTTGAGGAGCTCGAAACCGAGGAGCTCGACCGGGTCTTTCGCACGAATCTGTATGGTTTGGTCTACACGGCCAGGGCGGCCATCCCCTACCTCGGGGCCGGCGCTTCGATCATCGTCACGTCGTCGATTCAAGCGTTCAACCCGTCGCCTGAGCTCATCGATTACGCCATGACCAAGGCCGCGCAGGTTGCATTCGTTAAGGCGCTCGCCGAGCAGCTCGGGCCGGAGGGTGTGCGCGTCAATGCCGTAGCGCCGGGTCCGATCTGGACCCCGTTGATCCCCGCCACGGATTTCGACGAGGAGAAGCTCACCGCCTTTGGCGCCGATACGCCGCTGGGTCGTGCCGGTCAGCCCGCCGAGCTCGCGGGGGCTTATGTCTATCTTGCAAGCGACGAGGCATCGTATGTCTCTGGCGCGGTCGTGCCCGTAACCGGTGGCAAGCCGCTGTAA
- a CDS encoding CinA family protein gives MTTSSDVELIAAGAAESGVSIAIAESLTSGRLATQVGAGREASEWFAGAVVAYHVSTKQKLFGLPPGVDPCSAECAEILATGVRELLEADVAISTTGVGGPDEQDGHRPGTVYVGWATSAGAGSTLCEFDGNPDEILDQTVAEALRILAAMLS, from the coding sequence ATGACAACGTCAAGTGATGTCGAACTCATTGCGGCCGGTGCCGCGGAATCCGGCGTGAGCATTGCCATCGCCGAGTCGCTGACGAGCGGCCGCCTGGCAACGCAGGTGGGGGCGGGGCGAGAGGCGTCGGAGTGGTTCGCGGGTGCCGTCGTGGCCTATCACGTGAGCACCAAGCAGAAGCTTTTTGGGCTGCCACCCGGGGTTGACCCGTGTTCGGCCGAGTGCGCAGAAATCCTCGCAACCGGGGTGCGTGAACTGCTAGAGGCCGACGTCGCTATCTCAACCACGGGCGTCGGGGGCCCCGACGAGCAAGACGGCCACCGGCCCGGAACCGTATATGTGGGCTGGGCAACATCCGCAGGGGCCGGGAGTACCCTGTGCGAGTTCGATGGCAACCCCGACGAGATTCTCGATCAAACCGTGGCCGAAGCTCTGCGCATTCTCGCGGCGATGCTCAGCTAA
- a CDS encoding alanine/glycine:cation symporter family protein has product MDALNDFILVASDGLWTWAVLPVLGVLGIYFTVRSGVVQFRMIPEMFRTLTNRTPLGADGKPQSVSAFQAFTISAASRVGVGNIAGVGTAIAIGGPGAVFWMWTMAFVGGASSFVESTLGQLYKVKDPSGFRGGPAYYMQHGLKAKWMGTLFAGILIVCFPFAFSSLQANTISATVSSSFGGEVGWIPWVVGISLSVLTGLVVFGGLRRIASVTQAVVPAMALLYLLLGLVIVGLNIEQLPAVFASIFTAAFGFNEVVGATLGLIIMTGVKRGMFSNEAGLGSAPNAGASAAVTHPVKQGLVQTLGVYFDTFLVCSITAFIILVSTPDLATATRGIGLTQQAIVGNLGEWSNVVLSVIIFLLAFSSILGNYYYGESNIEFLSTARGVLPIYRGLVVAVVFVGAISSADIIWNTADGIMGIMALVNLVAIALLSGVAFKLLKDYSAQRREGREPVFTRDRLPELTGVQCWADELSVTGPLPVVDADRTKL; this is encoded by the coding sequence ATGGATGCCCTCAACGATTTCATTCTCGTAGCCAGTGATGGGCTCTGGACGTGGGCGGTGCTCCCCGTCCTCGGGGTGCTCGGCATCTACTTCACGGTGCGGTCGGGCGTCGTGCAGTTCCGCATGATCCCCGAGATGTTTCGCACCCTCACCAACCGCACGCCGCTGGGCGCCGACGGCAAACCACAGTCGGTTTCGGCGTTTCAGGCGTTCACCATCTCCGCGGCATCCCGGGTAGGCGTTGGCAACATCGCCGGGGTCGGCACCGCGATCGCGATCGGCGGTCCCGGTGCCGTGTTCTGGATGTGGACCATGGCGTTTGTCGGCGGGGCATCGAGCTTTGTTGAATCGACTCTGGGCCAGCTCTATAAGGTGAAAGACCCCAGCGGGTTTCGCGGCGGGCCCGCGTATTACATGCAGCACGGGCTGAAGGCCAAGTGGATGGGCACGCTGTTCGCGGGCATCCTGATCGTCTGTTTTCCCTTCGCTTTCAGTTCGCTGCAGGCCAACACCATCAGCGCGACGGTGTCATCGAGCTTTGGCGGCGAGGTCGGCTGGATTCCGTGGGTTGTGGGCATTTCGCTCTCGGTGCTCACGGGCCTCGTCGTGTTCGGCGGTCTTCGGCGCATCGCGAGCGTGACTCAGGCGGTGGTGCCGGCGATGGCGCTGCTCTATCTGTTGCTGGGGCTCGTAATCGTGGGCCTGAATATTGAGCAGCTGCCAGCAGTTTTCGCCTCAATTTTCACTGCGGCATTCGGATTCAATGAGGTCGTGGGGGCCACCCTCGGCCTGATCATCATGACCGGGGTGAAGCGTGGCATGTTCTCCAATGAGGCCGGGCTAGGTTCAGCGCCGAATGCCGGTGCGAGCGCTGCCGTGACTCATCCCGTGAAGCAGGGACTGGTGCAAACGCTCGGCGTCTATTTCGACACGTTCCTGGTGTGTTCCATCACGGCATTCATCATCCTGGTGTCGACCCCCGATCTGGCAACCGCGACGAGGGGGATCGGGCTCACCCAGCAGGCCATTGTCGGCAATCTAGGCGAGTGGTCCAATGTGGTGCTCAGCGTGATCATCTTCTTGTTGGCCTTTAGCTCGATCCTCGGCAACTACTACTACGGCGAATCGAACATCGAGTTCCTGTCAACCGCCCGGGGGGTGCTGCCCATCTACCGGGGGCTCGTCGTGGCGGTCGTCTTCGTGGGGGCGATCTCGTCTGCCGACATCATTTGGAACACGGCCGACGGCATCATGGGCATCATGGCGCTCGTCAACCTCGTGGCGATCGCGCTGCTCTCGGGCGTCGCATTCAAGCTGCTTAAGGATTACTCCGCTCAGCGAAGGGAGGGCAGGGAGCCCGTGTTCACCAGGGACCGGCTGCCCGAGCTGACGGGCGTGCAGTGCTGGGCCGATGAACTCAGCGTGACGGGGCCGCTGCCGGTTGTGGATGCCGACCGCACCAAGCTGTGA
- a CDS encoding heavy metal translocating P-type ATPase, whose protein sequence is MTDPSTTTAVDESAYETAQLEALDLAIGGMTCASCAARIEKRLNKLDGVEASVNYATEKAHVRFAPTIGPAQLIAEVEKAGYTAELPPAPETREPNEARQGQTAQDAELSALRTRLIVSAILTLPVVVLAMVPAWQFTYWQWLSLTLAAPVVVWGGLPFHKATWTNLRHGSTTMDTLITVGTGAAFLWSLYALFFGHAGMPGMTHGFEFSLTPGSGGGDIYLEVAAAVTVFVLAGRYAEKRSKRQAGAALRALLDLGAKDVTVLRNGVEQRMPAASLAVGDEFVVRPGEKIATDGVVLSGSSSVDRSMLTGESVPVDVTAGDSVVGATTNISGRLVARATSVGSDTQLSRMATLVEAAQNGKAEVQRLADRVSGFFVPIVIVIAIATLGAWLAWGDSPEIAFSAAVAVLIIACPCALGLATPTALLVGTGRGAQLGIIIRGPEVLESTRRVDTVVLDKTGTVTTGRMSLADIITGHGVDRAEALRRAAALESSSEHPIARAIVEAAIVEAASIEAASIEAASAALSATTDFENLAGHGVRGTIDGVETVIGRPTMLTDRGLAMPDDLVAAFDSAVGDGRTVVAVGWDGSVRALLAVSDTVKPTSAAAIADLKALGLTPLLLTGDNETVARRVADEVGIDQVIAGVLPQEKVDVVSRLQSEGHVVAMVGDGINDAPALAQADLGLAMGTGTDIAIEASDLTLVQGDLRSAADAIRLSRKTLGTIKGNLFWAFAYNVAAIPLAALGMLNPMIAGAAMAFSSVFVLTNSLRLRGFTPRR, encoded by the coding sequence ATGACTGACCCCTCGACCACCACAGCGGTTGATGAGAGCGCCTACGAAACCGCTCAGCTCGAGGCGCTCGACCTCGCCATCGGCGGAATGACGTGCGCCTCGTGCGCCGCCCGCATCGAGAAGCGACTCAACAAGCTCGACGGGGTCGAGGCATCCGTCAACTACGCAACAGAGAAGGCCCACGTTCGGTTCGCCCCCACGATCGGCCCCGCACAGCTCATCGCCGAGGTCGAGAAGGCAGGCTACACCGCCGAACTGCCGCCCGCGCCCGAGACTCGAGAGCCCAACGAAGCACGCCAGGGCCAGACGGCACAGGATGCGGAGCTCTCTGCCCTGCGCACCCGACTCATCGTGAGCGCAATCCTCACACTGCCGGTCGTCGTCCTAGCCATGGTGCCAGCGTGGCAGTTCACCTATTGGCAGTGGCTGTCGCTCACGCTTGCCGCACCCGTGGTGGTGTGGGGCGGCCTGCCGTTCCACAAGGCGACCTGGACAAATCTGCGCCACGGCTCCACCACGATGGACACCCTCATCACGGTGGGGACAGGTGCCGCATTCCTCTGGTCGCTCTACGCGCTCTTCTTCGGCCATGCCGGCATGCCGGGCATGACCCACGGCTTCGAGTTCAGCCTCACCCCCGGCTCGGGCGGCGGCGACATCTACCTCGAGGTCGCTGCGGCCGTCACGGTGTTCGTGCTCGCGGGGCGCTACGCCGAGAAACGATCGAAGCGTCAGGCGGGGGCGGCACTGCGCGCGCTCCTCGACCTGGGAGCCAAAGACGTCACCGTTCTGCGTAACGGAGTCGAACAGCGGATGCCAGCGGCCAGCCTCGCAGTCGGCGACGAGTTCGTCGTTCGCCCCGGCGAGAAAATTGCAACCGACGGCGTTGTGCTCAGCGGCTCATCATCCGTCGACCGCAGCATGCTCACGGGCGAGTCGGTGCCCGTCGATGTGACGGCGGGCGACAGCGTCGTCGGCGCAACGACCAACATCAGCGGGCGACTCGTCGCGCGAGCCACGAGCGTTGGCAGCGACACCCAACTCTCTCGCATGGCCACCCTCGTGGAAGCGGCCCAGAACGGCAAAGCCGAGGTTCAGCGCCTGGCCGACCGGGTAAGCGGATTCTTCGTTCCCATCGTCATTGTCATCGCGATCGCCACGCTCGGCGCCTGGCTCGCGTGGGGCGACTCCCCCGAGATCGCGTTCAGCGCGGCCGTCGCCGTGCTCATCATCGCCTGCCCGTGTGCGCTCGGCCTTGCCACGCCCACCGCCCTCCTCGTGGGGACCGGGCGCGGCGCCCAGCTCGGCATCATCATCCGCGGCCCTGAGGTGCTCGAATCCACCCGCCGCGTCGACACGGTCGTGCTCGACAAAACCGGCACGGTGACCACCGGGCGGATGTCGCTGGCCGACATCATCACGGGCCACGGCGTCGACCGGGCTGAGGCTCTGCGCCGCGCCGCCGCCCTCGAAAGCTCGTCAGAGCATCCCATCGCCCGGGCGATCGTCGAGGCCGCGATCGTCGAGGCCGCGAGCATCGAGGCCGCGAGCATCGAGGCGGCGAGCGCAGCCCTGTCCGCCACAACCGACTTCGAGAACCTCGCTGGTCACGGCGTGCGCGGCACAATCGACGGTGTCGAAACCGTGATCGGCCGCCCCACAATGCTCACGGACCGCGGCCTCGCCATGCCCGACGACCTGGTCGCGGCATTCGACTCAGCCGTGGGCGATGGCCGCACGGTAGTTGCGGTCGGCTGGGACGGCAGCGTTCGGGCACTTCTCGCGGTCTCCGACACCGTCAAGCCCACGAGCGCCGCCGCGATCGCCGACCTGAAGGCGCTCGGCCTGACCCCCCTTCTGCTCACGGGCGACAATGAGACCGTCGCCCGTCGGGTCGCCGATGAGGTCGGCATCGACCAGGTCATTGCCGGGGTTCTGCCCCAGGAGAAGGTCGATGTGGTCTCCCGCCTGCAGTCGGAGGGTCACGTCGTGGCGATGGTCGGCGACGGCATCAACGACGCACCGGCGCTCGCCCAGGCCGACCTGGGGCTCGCCATGGGCACCGGCACAGATATCGCCATCGAGGCCAGCGACCTCACCCTCGTTCAGGGCGACCTGCGGTCGGCTGCGGATGCCATCCGGCTGTCGCGCAAAACCCTGGGCACCATTAAGGGCAACCTGTTTTGGGCCTTCGCCTACAACGTCGCCGCGATTCCGCTTGCCGCCCTTGGCATGCTCAACCCCATGATCGCGGGTGCTGCGATGGCGTTCTCGAGCGTGTTCGTGCTGACCAATAGCCTTCGGCTACGCGGGTTCACGCCTCGGCGCTAG